The DNA window GGCACTGAAGCTCTTATTTTGGGGGTTCTTGTTGAGGGTAAGTCATTTGGTTGCAATTTTTCGGATTTCTTTTGAATTGGAAGCTTTATTGGAgtttgttaattttgttttgatGGGAACTTAGTTCACTGCAGTTGGGGAACTTCTTGGTGTTATTAcagattttaattttgtttttcatgTTTCCATGTTCTAGAAGCTAGATTTATTGATAACCATAGATGAATTTCTGTCATTTGCTTCATAAATTCAAATTTTCATTTGCATAATTCTCTTGATTCATAAATTCAGTAATTTATAGATTCATCAAAGTTTAGTCATTTAATCTTATGCGAATAATATGCTCATTTCTCATTTACACTTGATCTTTAGGATAATACTTGGCTTGTGTAAGGAGTTGATTCCCTCTCCTAACAACTAATTAATGGCCACAAAGAATTCAATTTTCActggatttttttttgaaagtttcatGAATATAAAAGTTTTAGTATTTTTTTCTGAAGTTATTTTGAGACACAAAGTTTTGCCATTATTATGTTTCGGAGGCTTTTAATTAGGGGAAAAACTTAGGTACAGAACCACTAATTCTGTTGGTACTGTTCCCACAGTAAAACAATCACGCGTGTCGGtttctttgaaaaattaaaaCTCCCACAAAACTGTTGTCTTCATTCTCTCGATGCAGACTAGGGACACATAACCAAACCATCACCAACTATCATGGCCAAGCCTTATATTATGCATGTCATGTATTCCTTGCATGTTTTCCTCATCATGCTATAACTAATATTGCAAGTGCAACTATGATgcgaaaacaaaacaaattaaaagaATGATCTACAAACCATTTAATCCCTAAATAGCAACACCCTGTGGCAAAAGGGAGGATTCAGTGGTTTGCGGTGGGTCTTTGTGGCTGAGAGTCTTAGATAGTGGCCATTTGTGGGGGTATGGTCACATGTTGTGCACGGAACAAAGGAATGTAGTGCCTTGGAGGTGGGTGTGACATTTCAGTGGTTATTATGGTGGTGAATGATTTGCTGTTTCCCTGCCTTTGAAATTTCAGAGTTGGAAAAATTGAGTCCAACTGTATGTGTTTTATTGGGAACAGTACCAACAGTACCAATGAGTCAATGACACTGTATCTAAGTTTTATACTTTAATTATTCATATCCCCCGTGTATTTATTCTTACGTAAGTTCTTTACAATGAAAGCTTTGGATATTTAAATTTGTACATTGAGCCTGATCTATCTTTGGGGTTCTAGGTACTAATCTGGCTAACAAGTTTTTGCGAGCCAACGGAATTACAATTTTCAAGGTGCGAGATGAAATTGTTAAAGTGGTTggaaaaaatgaaatattttcagTACCCCCCGTCCCCGAGCGTCCTCCAATGACTGAAGATGCTCAGAAGGCCCTTGATTGGGCTgttgataaaaaattaaaatcaggtTCGTTCGTGCCATTTTTCTCATTTCCTATTGTTTGTCACTAATTGTGGAAACGTGAAATGCTGCTTACTTACAAAACCTATATGGCATTGTGGATTTATACCTTGAATTCTCGTTGATAGTTTGCTATGACTGTCTTACTCTGTCCAATTTCTTTAGTTGCATGTAAACTCAATATTTGACCCATTTTTCCACTTGTCTTTTATGGAACGATGCTATGGTTAGAATAAATTGAACCCAAAAATTGTAGGATCTTGGCATTGAAACTTTAATTTTCTAGCTTATGCCAAGAAGATATTGTTTTTTAACAATTACTAACAAATCGGACATGAAAATTCATAGGTGAGTAAAATAATTGAATGGGATTTTATGTTTTCGGATGTGATCCCGCCAAATTAAATATGGTTGAAGTTGAGAATGGGAGTTACATTTTTATTAAACCCCTGGGACAACGGCTTTTATTAATCATGATTCTAGTTACCCGATTTAGATATAATATATTATACAATTTGTGGCTAATGAGTATCTGTGTTAATCATGTGTGCTAATGATGTCTCGTGTTTTGATCCTGAAGCTTTTCATGTCacgaaaatattaaaaaatgttcTTGCATTCAGGTTGATGATGTTTTAATTAGTTTATGAATTTAATTCTAATTGAGATTGTAATGAATTAGTCTCTGTTTGGTAAAGAATACTGGATAGCTTATAGCGACTAAGCTTACATCGGATAGTAAATTATTTATATGTTAACAAATTAACTTTgtagtgtttggtaaaattaaatgttgaattaattaataaaaatgagaTAAATAGAAGGGTATATTTAGTTAACACTTTTTTAGTTATGATAATAACggtaaaattgattaaaaaaatggtAAACTGGAAGCCCAAATGCTACTTGAAGTAACTTATATAAATATGCTTTAAGCTAGTGAAAAACTGCTTTAAGCTCGTAAAAAATAGTTATCAAACAGGTCTATTTTGGTGATAAAAAATAGTTATCAAACAGGTCTATTTTGATCATAAGGGCTTATAAACTAGTATGAGTTATCCTATAAATAGTGGATAGAAAATAACTGATTTGTAGTATTCGGTCAAATTCGTTGTTGGGAGTAGCTTACAAATATGAtgacatataaaatatatgtttcaGTAATATTTAATGTTTCTCAATTAAGATAACAAAGATTAAATTGTAAAAGAAATGGTGAGTGATGATTTTTAAGCTATATAAGCTACTTGAAATAGCTTATCGAAAAATGCTATaagataataaaaataagctataagcttgtGAGAAAGTGGCAGTTATCAAACAAGTTTTTCTTAATCATTTGAACTTATAAGTTTTAAGCTAGCTTATGGTGTTTTCCAAACATACCCTTTGGTTCTATTCTAtatcaataagatttttttttcttttcgtttTCACATGTTTATAATTCAACACCCCCCTCTTAAACTTGATTTTCCCATAAAGTGTCTTCCTTATCTTGATCTCCTTGTCTTTGTATTATTCACCTTGTTTCTCAATAGTTGCTAGGTTTACCCTTCTTACTTGACGACTCCTTTTAAAAAGGAACACTGCACGTATTATTATAGTCAATCTTAGCGTTTTTACTATAGTCTTTTTTGGCTATTCTTGTCACGTATCTTTTGACTTTTTTCTTGACTCTCTTCCTTGACTTGCACATTTTCTTCACGCCCGTATTCTTATGCTCTTTCTGAAGCAAAATTGCCAAACTTCTGACAATTGTAGCATTGACTTTGAGATTTATGATTCCTTGTGTTTATGTATCCTCTTCCACGTCCTCTTGTTGAGGTTTCTCCTCTCTCATAACTGTCGCTAGTGAAATTTGAAACTCGTCTATAGTTACCACGTCCAAAATGTCCTTGACCGCGACCTCGTCCTCGACCTTTACATCGACTCTGTTGGCATCTCTCATTTCTTTGAGTTTCTTCATTCTCCTTTAGTTGCGTCTTGAATATTTTTTCCGTGATCTCTTTCTTGTGTTTCTTCTCATAAACTAATAGTGATCTTTGTAGTTGCTCTATTGTCATAGTCTCTAAATCTTTTGTTAATTCGATTGTCATAACAATATACTCAAATCTAGAATCTAATGAGCGGAGTATTTTCTCCATAATTCTCACATCTTCTAActtttcaccatttctttttaattgatTTGAAATAGTGATAACTCTTGAAAAATATTCGGAAATCGACTCTAAGTCTTTCATATGCAAGAAATCAAACTCACCTCTTAGAGTTTGGAGATACCCCCTCTTTACTTTGTCTTCACCTTTGCAAGATGTTTGGAGCTTCTCCCACGCCTCTTTAGCAGACGATGCACTTGAGATTTTCTCAAACTCATCTTCATCCAAAGCTTGGTATATGAGGAAAAGTGCTTTTTTGTCTCTCTTTCTTGAATCCTTCAAAATATCCTTTTGTTTTTCAGTTAAGGAATCCTCATCTTGTGATTCATTATAACCTTTTTCAACAACCTCCCAAATATTGTGTGCTCCAAGAAGAGCCTTCATTTTGATACACCAATTATCATAAGTACTTTCTTTGAGAAGTGGAACTTGGAAGGATGTTGCTCCATTGTTAGTCATAACCATAGAGAGAGTTCTTATCAAAATCACTCTGATGCCACTTTGTTGGAAACAGAAAATGTTATATTGAGATTTTGTGAGGAATTAGAGGAAGAAATATTTGAGAGAATGAGAATTTCTATTGAGAGGATGTTTTACAAGCTTGTTTTCTTGCTTCTACTTGCTTGGTTTACAAATGATAGGctttcctctatttataggctataAGGAAAATTTTTACATACACCCATAGAGTATTCTAGACACTTTAAAGAGAGACTTCTACACTTCTTTCTACTActtacatttattattttgactCTACTAATCTACTTCTACATTTCTCTAGAATTTTCTTTAGACTATACCACTAAGACTAACAAATGTGCCTAACATATTATTAGCCCAATGGATCGAATTATGTTAATAATCCAACAAAAGTTCCTTATCACTATAGCCAGGCTAGTTTATAtattctatttaaaaaataaagttttgtcctcttattttaaaaatctgtTTTTTTCCTCAActttcacatttttttaaaatggaggatccaaatataattttttgaaaatagatagaCTAAAATGTGGTTTAGggttttgaaaatataatttaCATTATTTTTTTGGTCAAATTCAATCAAAAAGTTATTTAGTTTGCCCAAAATAAGcctcatattttttattataaaaaagtggCATTAATATTAATGTAACATTAGTtgttttagtaaaaaaaactGTGTTCCATACCACCCTCCACtcctaaagaaaataaaaaacgtTGTTTGCTACTACGCTTAATGAGTATaacattaaatatatataatttgttataCGAATAAAAAGCTACTATTAAAAATGTAACTACACTACTAAACTTGTTTCAATAATAAATTAGTTTAttgaaaataaaagttaaattaaatatttaacaaataaaataaaataaagggcaTGTTGGGTATAAtgtcaaaaaatagaaaaaaaaattaggcAACTTTTGCTTATAATTTGATAGAGAGGGAGTATTTTCTTGTCATGCACTCGAATGGTGAATGGAGGAGTGTCTTGCATTATCATCTGTTTTTCTTCTAAAATTGACACTTCTTCTCACATGTTTTAGTTTTACTagtatgtttttaaaaaaaatctaatttcaTATTTGATATGCAGATGATGGCGGGGAAGTAACCACAACACACATAATTCTTGGCATTTGGTCTGAAGTGGATTCCCCGGGTCACAAGATACTATCCAACCTTGGTTTTGATGACAAAAAAGCTAAAGAGCTAGAGTCCTCTATTTCTAAAGCTGTTGTTAATGATGAATAATGGTTTCTTAATGATGATTTAGCAAGTTTTTTTGtgctattagtgataattgatGCAATTGTTGTACAATAGATCAACAGGTTGTTCCACCTATTGCAGAAGTCGTATTTTCATATGTAAAATGACCCTTTCCCCTTCAGGCCCTctcaaacccaaaaaaaaaaaaggaaaaatagaagaaaCAACTAATTTGGCCAAAGCAAAAAATATTAGGTAGTGATCTAAAATGGCTAAGAACCCATATGGGTTGGAATGACCATTGTTATCTTTTAGCGATATTTTCTAGAAATGGGTTTTACAAGCAATTGAACCGTTGCAAAATCTGATCTATTTTTGTTATGCATGGTTGAGACGTGTCTTATTCGTCCTTGCCAAGTGTTTGATCACACGCATAATACATAGATAATTTTGAACTAATATTTTACACTTTATCATTTTCATGACGCCCAATTTGTATTTCCGCCACATTATAAGGAACTTCTTTGACACCGGAACTTGTTAATATTTGTGCCTTGGCAGCTTCTTCCACCCACTTTATCCTAGCAATAAAAACTAACAAAAGCGACAAGCAAGCTACAATACCAGTAAGAAGTCCAAAGAAGAGTCCAACAAGGCCAAGACGAAGCTTGAAGGCAAAAACAACACCAAGGGGCAGAGCCAAGAAATAAAACCCCCCTAGACTTGCATACATACCCAACCAAGGTCGAGCTGTCCCTCGAACTATGCCTCCACAAACTGCCAATGGAAAATTAAATAATTCCACTAGTGCCATCAACAACATTGTCTTCTTCACTCCTTTAATAATCCCTCTATCATGGCTGAAAACTTGTCCCCAAACTCCCCTTGCAGCCACCATCACCAAGCTTCCAGTACATCCCGCGATAAAACCTATTCCTAGAGACACACGCGCAGACCGGTAAGCACGGTCAGCTTCATTCGCGCCAAGCTCGTTCGAGACACGGGTTGAAACACAAGTGGCCAATGACAGCATCACCGAGAAAAGCAAATAGTCGAAGTTTAACACAATGGTTAAAACTCCCAACGCTTGCTTAGCGTTTGCGAGGTGGCCAGTAAGCAAAACAAGAATCTCATAGCACCACCACTCCATACATGTGTTAAGACAACAAGATCCACAAAGCTTGATCAGCCTAATCCAATCCATAACACTCTGATCCCACCATCCTCCTTCTTTCCACGTGGTATCCATTCGATTCTCCAGAATCACAACATAAATGGCCAGAAGAATCACAACAATAAGATCAGTTATCCAAACAGCCATGGAAACCCCTTTTAAACCCATGGTTTTCGAGAGTAAGAtgttaacaggaacatgaaaagCAAGTGCTACACCAGAACTAAACATGGTAGGAAGAGTGATACTCTGAGAACTCAAATAAGCTTTTAAGGGACACAAGAATGACATAACAAACAAATCAGGTACGAGATAATAAACAAAAGTTCCAGCCACAGTCGATATCTCTTTTTGTTGTCCAAAATGAATCAAAATTTTGTCAATATGAAGCCACATAAAAGTAACAGGAATTGTTACCAATAGCAACAACATAATTGTCATGAGAAGAGTCTTATGAAGGAGTCTCACGTTTTTAGCACCATGAGCCTGTCCACAAATAGGCTCCATGGCACCAGATAAACCATTCAAGACCGAGAAGCCCGTAACATTCGCGAAAGTGAACCCAAGTGCACCGCCCGCCAAGCTAAGCTCACCGAGTCGACCCAAAAATGCTGTTGTGATAGCTGTTTTGGCAAACCAAGCTAAATTCATCAACACCATTGGAAAGGCCAATCTTCCTTGAACTCTTAGCTCCTCTGATAGCatgtttgttttaaggtttgagcTAAGGCTTTTACATGTTGGTGACATTTTTGTTGAAGTGTTTGTAGAGTACTATGTATTGGTGAGAATGGTTGAGATTGCAGGAGTTTGGTGATGTTTAAGGAGTTTTAGTTTTTTAAGGAAGCAGAGAAGCAGGCTTTTTATGCTGCCAATAGAAGAAAAGATTGTTGGTTAAAGATTTATAATGCGTGATGACTGATGGGATATGCAAGAGAGAGTGATGATAGTAACTACGCACTTCGGTTATTGCAAGAGCCATGAGTTGAGTAAAGGATTTAAAAAGCAATTacttaaattttaattaagtatttaaatttcttttttttatattatatttaataatttattttaacaaaaattagtttttaatcTAAAAATTTGTAATACTAAGGATTATTGGTTGTGAGTTTTTTTTTGTcaagaaaattaattttaaaattaaaatatatttaattataatgacatttttttttactaaaaataaaaaccaaaaatataaGTTTTcaatttataatttgtttttactAAGACATTACCAATTATCATTATGACCACTATTAACTACCATTATGACCATCGATAACACATACTCTGGTATTGCTATTGACAATACCACTTAATACAACCTACTACAATCCTACCACTACTTTCATTATCACCGATCACCACTATGACCAAATTCAACAACCATCGTCGACCACCACTCCATCTATTTTCCTTCACCAATATATCCATCAACTATCTTTAGAAACGTCACTCAAACCATCTATTGTCACTCTAACCACCACTGATCATCACCCCTTATTACTACTTTGACAAATACTTTAATTACTGACAACCACTATTCTGACCAACACCACTATGACCATCCACGATCACACCATTGACCATCACAACCACCGCTTTGACCACCATCAATCACCACTCCTACAAATGTTTTTCAAGAATCACCGTTTTTAACCACTTTTACTAAAATAACCACTCATTAATCCACTAATATATTTTTAGGGTATAAAGAGGTGTCCTCTATAAGCAACTACAAAGCCAAATCCCTCTAGACAGAAAAAATCGTAACGGGTGACAAAATTCGACTTAAAAGAAAATAcactatattataatattttaattataatattttaactattttgtaAATTTGAAAGTATGAATCTTTAGCATTAAGAATATTTATGattacaatttatttttatttttgaaacttACTTTGATTTTTGTAAATTTTATAATTCaaaattgaaattgattttggattttgaaaattttaaaatttataccaAAAACTGTTGACTAAGTGACTCTAAGCACAACATGAAAGGGATGAATTgtgatattataattttaaaaaattaatttataaaaatgttttgaTTTAAATTCGTTTATGTTAGAAAATAGAGACAAGACCGGAGAAGaatagaagaaagaaaaaggCAAATTGATAAATAAATGGATTAAATATATTtctggtccttataaatatcttaaattttatttttattcctattaaaaaaatgacattttaGTCCTTACAAATTTTTTATACATGCAGTTGTAGTCcatgctattttctaaaattttaaaaattgtttaattatcctttaatttttaaatttttgaataatttttttcatacatgtttaaaataatgtaaaatatttatttaccaaactttataattttttaaaatgagaaaaattaaatatgaattttttaaattacaaaagataatgataaaagtaatgaagatctcgacttagaaattaaattttgagttcccttttttttcaaggaactttttaaaacgttctaaacatgtctgaaAATTAATCATTCCAAAATACACACTGGTTTAAATGTAGGGACTAAAACTATGTGCATAATAATTTGTAGGGACCAAAATATGCCActttttttatagggaccaaaaataaaatttaatattttatacggataaaaaacatatttaaccataaataaataatagaaaataaagagATGATGAAAGAAAATATCACACCAGAGAATAATACTAGTTCAACCTAACCACTTGGCCTACTACAGTCCTAAAGAGTTTTCCCACTATATTTTCACTAAAATCAACCTTGAGCTTTTCACATGAACTATTGAATTTTTTTATCCCTTATATAAGATTGCTTTTGGAATTTTTTATCCTTTATATAAgattgtttttggaatttttaacaacattaattatttattcactaacatattcttatttatttttattcattttttgaaacaataaatattatcataaaaacataaattaaatctatttttttaaagaaaacttataaaaacaataacagaatattaatattaactttttaaatttatttagttcctaaatattatatttaataataaagatAGTATTGTATAATattgaatttataatttattttcttatatattgttTTCAGTATAACAGATATTCaacttatatttaatttataatatgttgtttttataaaatcttataTTGAGATATAATATGACGTGTTTTATAGTGAATTAGTTTTCTTAAAAACGATGATAcattttttacttaaaaataatatttattgtcTTAGGATACATCACATTGTTATGTATGAGTCTTTGCACTCTCTATATAAGATCAATTGCTTCT is part of the Vicia villosa cultivar HV-30 ecotype Madison, WI linkage group LG2, Vvil1.0, whole genome shotgun sequence genome and encodes:
- the LOC131652406 gene encoding protein DETOXIFICATION 56, whose translation is MSPTCKSLSSNLKTNMLSEELRVQGRLAFPMVLMNLAWFAKTAITTAFLGRLGELSLAGGALGFTFANVTGFSVLNGLSGAMEPICGQAHGAKNVRLLHKTLLMTIMLLLLVTIPVTFMWLHIDKILIHFGQQKEISTVAGTFVYYLVPDLFVMSFLCPLKAYLSSQSITLPTMFSSGVALAFHVPVNILLSKTMGLKGVSMAVWITDLIVVILLAIYVVILENRMDTTWKEGGWWDQSVMDWIRLIKLCGSCCLNTCMEWWCYEILVLLTGHLANAKQALGVLTIVLNFDYLLFSVMLSLATCVSTRVSNELGANEADRAYRSARVSLGIGFIAGCTGSLVMVAARGVWGQVFSHDRGIIKGVKKTMLLMALVELFNFPLAVCGGIVRGTARPWLGMYASLGGFYFLALPLGVVFAFKLRLGLVGLFFGLLTGIVACLSLLLVFIARIKWVEEAAKAQILTSSGVKEVPYNVAEIQIGRHENDKV
- the LOC131652407 gene encoding ATP-dependent Clp protease ATP-binding subunit CLPT2, chloroplastic-like, which translates into the protein MAAPHFHCTSTLVSRSNPSFRLLHNLKLTNPNNSWLGTKIRVQPCILSAKPPVSISHRRPVAATVSFSLPTSNPERVSPGQETPKWSSKAIKSISMAEVEARKLRFTNTGTEALILGVLVEGTNLANKFLRANGITIFKVRDEIVKVVGKNEIFSVPPVPERPPMTEDAQKALDWAVDKKLKSDDGGEVTTTHIILGIWSEVDSPGHKILSNLGFDDKKAKELESSISKAVVNDE